The genomic window TGAGTTCGGTCTCCGTCACAATCTCCACATTGTGCTTTTTGAGCTCGTCTAGAATGTTTCGATAGATTACCGCGAAAAGCTCTTTTTGACGAACTACTTCATCTTGGATTTCATCCAAAACTTCGGCGGCCGTTTTATCGCCGATTAATTCTTTCTTTTTGCTAACCGCCTCAACTCGCTTCATCGTTGCCACTCTCACTCGAAAGAACTCGTCAAGATTATTTGAGAAAATCCCGAGAAACCTGAGGCGTTCAACCAATGGCACAGCTTCGTCTTGTGCTTCTTGCAAAACGCGGTGATTGAAAGAAAGCCAACTCAACTCGCGGTTGATGGTGCGATTTTTAAGACTAATAGACATGTAGAATCTCTTTTATTGTTCCTGAGAAGTCAGCCTGTCAGGATAGTCAGTAATGAGGCCATCAACACCCATTTCAATCAATGCAACCATTTCTTCACGTTCATTCACCGTCCAGGGGATGATCTTCATTCCTTTTTCTCTTGCAAAGGAAATTAGACCTTCATTCACCAGCGTATAATCAGGGCTATAAATGTCGGGAGTAAAACCTAATATTTTGAGATTTTCCTCAGGTGTTTCAGTATTTTCTACTAAAAGGACCAATTGTATCTCAGGGTATTTTTCTTTGGCTACTTGCAGGGTTCTCACATCGAAACTTTGGATGACCGTTCTGTCTTCAACTCCCGCATTTTTAATTTCTGCTACCAGCAGATCGACAAATTCTTCAGGCTTAGGGTGGAAAATACCATCTCCTTCAGGTAAACTCTTGGTTTCTATGTTGTAGTAAGGAAGTGCTCTTGAAGTCTCAGTAGCATGAGTTTCAGCCATGGAGAAGACTTCACTCAGTAAGGGTTTGGTAGCTTTTACTTTTGCTTGATTTGGGAAACGCGGATGAGGTTTCATACCGACATCATACGCCTGAATTTCGTCAAATGTCATGGCAAAAATGCGGTGATTTCTTTCATCTTTCTCTGAAATGGAAGAACCGTTTGAATCCAGAGCAATCTCGTGAGAAAACCACGGTTCGTGAGAAAGGATTACTTTTTCATCTTGAGTAATCACTACATCCATTTCTAATGTAGTCACACCAAGATCCAACGCTTTTTTGAAGGCGGGCAACGTATTTTCAGGGAGCAAGCCCCGACAGCCTCGATGACCTTGAAAGTCAATTTTTTTTATGGTATTCTTCTCTTCCACTTCGTTGATTTGTTCAATATTCGACTCGCTACAAGCGATAATAAAGGTGCAAAAGAAGAAGTAGTGTAAGAAACGATTTATCATCCGAATTGGGCTCTTTGACGGCCTTCGGAGGGTAAGAGTAGTTTGATTCTCCTCACCAATTCATCCATTCTCACGGGTTTAGCTATGTAGTCGCTAGCGCCTGCATCTATGGCTGCCTTGTAATCTTGGATATCTCCCTTGCAAGTCAGCATGATGATTGGAATTTCTCTTGTGGCCATATGGTTTCTCAAGATACGGCAAACTTCGAGACCATCAGGAGCAGGCATCATCCAATCGCTGATCACCACATCGGGCTTTGCCTCAGCAATGTGCTTAATAGCTTTAGAGCCATCAGTGAAGATGTCTACGATCATACCTTCTTTCTCGAGGTTGTATTGAATCAAATCAAGAATATCGCTCACATCGTCTATTGCAACGACTCTAACTTTGTTCATAGGGTATTTCTTTGTGATGCAAAGCTAAATGATACAGATAGTTAGGATTGGTTGAGGAGGTTAAGAAATTGTGTTCACTTCGTTATTTCTTTGTTTCGTTTCTTTACTTGCAAAACACCATTTTGACTCAAGCTGTATGATGAACAAGCCTGTAAACCTGACGTTAAAATTAATAATGGCTTCTGTTGCCTGTTAGAAACTTTATATTTGTACAAACCGGATACATGGCGAAAACTACTATTTCAAAGGAAAGAGAGAGAATGTTGAATAGTGCAATAGCCTATTTGAGAGTGAAAGGCTATCATGAAATCAAGGCTCCGTTCAAGAGTTTTCCTACGCCACAGTCCGTCTTCAGAAAGGCAAGTGAGGCTGGTTTTGTTCCTGATATGATCGCTGAAAAAGATTTCGGCACTTTCATTTTTGAGGTGCTCGATGATGAATCACTTTCAAATTGGGATGACCGATTACCAAAGTGGCAGCTCTTTGATGAATACTGTGAGCGTAAGAAGGGCAAGTTTTATTTCATTGCCTACAGCGATGAAGCAGAAGCCATTGCTGAAAAGCTGGAAACACTTGACATAAAACCAGGCATTATTCGCATTAAAAGATAAGCATCAATCACTTCTTGTATCAAGATGCTATTCATTAGAAATCATAAAATCAGCAGACTTTATGTCTAAAGATCATATTGACATTTCATTTTACGATTCAGTAAACTCACCAACAA from Cryomorphaceae bacterium 1068 includes these protein-coding regions:
- a CDS encoding response regulator; the protein is MNKVRVVAIDDVSDILDLIQYNLEKEGMIVDIFTDGSKAIKHIAEAKPDVVISDWMMPAPDGLEVCRILRNHMATREIPIIMLTCKGDIQDYKAAIDAGASDYIAKPVRMDELVRRIKLLLPSEGRQRAQFG
- a CDS encoding glycerophosphodiester phosphodiesterase; amino-acid sequence: MINRFLHYFFFCTFIIACSESNIEQINEVEEKNTIKKIDFQGHRGCRGLLPENTLPAFKKALDLGVTTLEMDVVITQDEKVILSHEPWFSHEIALDSNGSSISEKDERNHRIFAMTFDEIQAYDVGMKPHPRFPNQAKVKATKPLLSEVFSMAETHATETSRALPYYNIETKSLPEGDGIFHPKPEEFVDLLVAEIKNAGVEDRTVIQSFDVRTLQVAKEKYPEIQLVLLVENTETPEENLKILGFTPDIYSPDYTLVNEGLISFAREKGMKIIPWTVNEREEMVALIEMGVDGLITDYPDRLTSQEQ